One Maribacter cobaltidurans genomic window carries:
- a CDS encoding diacylglycerol/lipid kinase family protein — MKVVHFIINPIAGKGQIPKELENVANYFPKNKYQVDVKISRYPGHAILLTKQSEKDGADIIVACGGDGTINEVASCLVNKEIALAIVPIGSGNGLAASLKIPRNVHKAISIIKNQPIQTIDVATVNGKPFLSNMGIGFDAMVISNFNKSKKRKFMAYFKAVLKALKHHRNTEPLKVEMNGVIMKTSPFMFFVSNSQVMGYDLSLTRMASMKDGLLDVVVIDAITKGEMLFLGILLVLRATTFFKKIKYFKVRELKIEFEAHKNKYFMQADGELQTVENGQLEVSLQANGLKVVAPY, encoded by the coding sequence ATGAAGGTAGTCCATTTTATTATTAACCCCATTGCGGGAAAAGGCCAAATCCCCAAAGAATTGGAGAACGTAGCTAATTATTTTCCAAAGAATAAATATCAGGTAGATGTTAAGATATCTAGGTATCCTGGCCATGCCATCCTACTTACAAAGCAATCCGAAAAGGATGGAGCGGATATTATCGTGGCTTGTGGAGGTGATGGTACCATAAATGAAGTGGCTTCATGTCTTGTCAACAAAGAAATAGCCCTGGCCATTGTACCTATTGGGTCGGGAAATGGTTTGGCAGCCAGCTTAAAAATACCCAGAAATGTGCATAAAGCCATATCGATTATCAAAAATCAACCTATACAAACCATTGATGTGGCAACAGTTAATGGAAAACCTTTTTTAAGCAACATGGGAATTGGTTTTGATGCCATGGTAATTTCCAATTTTAACAAATCTAAAAAAAGGAAATTTATGGCATATTTCAAGGCAGTTCTTAAAGCTTTAAAACATCATAGAAATACGGAGCCTTTAAAAGTTGAAATGAATGGAGTTATAATGAAAACCAGTCCATTTATGTTCTTTGTCTCAAATTCTCAGGTAATGGGTTATGATTTGTCCTTGACCAGGATGGCTTCCATGAAGGATGGATTGTTGGATGTGGTTGTAATCGATGCAATTACCAAAGGTGAGATGTTATTTTTAGGAATTTTATTGGTTTTAAGGGCCACTACCTTTTTTAAGAAAATAAAATATTTCAAGGTAAGGGAATTAAAAATTGAGTTTGAAGCGCATAAAAATAAGTACTTCATGCAGGCAGACGGGGAACTACAGACTGTAGAGAATGGTCAATTGGAAGTTAGTTTGCAGGCGAATGGGCTAAAAGTAGTTGCCCCTTATTAA
- a CDS encoding LTA synthase family protein → MKISFNPSRFTLINSFTLLFLVISSIIRFVFLFLDFEEVDTSIIGILKIFFTGLFFDIGTISFFYVTSLLYFLLLPKRWYGSILDRVITYFGLFVGLLIIYFSFFAEITFWDEFQRRFNFIAVDYLIYTYEVVKNINESYPLPLLIGAILLLVIATILFFLKKGVLKKTFTSGDTFRQKLIPSIGAILIMLFFTFYVENEFAETSKNRFNNELSKAGIYSFFAAFRNNELSYKEFYATIPEEDALGNVQKQLCKAEDSLVNPKEGILRVINGTNEKRPNVILICVESLSAKFLGIFGNEDNLTPTLDSLARKETYFSNLYATGTRTVRGMEAITLSIPPTPGRSIVKRESNQGLFTIGEVFRSKGYKRTFFYGGDGYFDNMDKFFSGNGFDIVDRGRGFLTSGDIVTERKNIEDDEVTFENAWGVCDEDIFNKVLKEADEMAGKGKPFFNFIMTTSNHKPYTYPDAKIDIPSGTGRNGAVKYTDFAIGEFLRKAKNKEWYDNTVFVIMADHCASSAGRWELDVANYHIPAIIVNLEEGRGRDIALQCSQIDVFPTLFAQLGWNYTSNLFGQNVLDSIKMEPRAFIGNYRKLGLLKTDKVLILGDGKVVNQYLWDQEDNSLTNQPLDSAFLKETVSYYETADFLYNNDGLKVKQGK, encoded by the coding sequence ATGAAAATTAGTTTTAATCCCTCAAGGTTCACCCTCATTAATTCTTTTACATTACTTTTTTTAGTGATTTCCTCCATTATTAGGTTCGTTTTCCTTTTTCTGGATTTTGAGGAGGTGGACACTTCTATCATTGGAATATTGAAAATATTTTTTACCGGACTTTTTTTTGATATAGGTACCATTTCCTTCTTTTACGTAACATCTTTACTCTATTTTCTACTACTACCGAAAAGGTGGTATGGTTCTATTCTGGATAGGGTCATCACCTATTTTGGACTTTTTGTAGGCCTATTGATCATTTACTTTTCCTTCTTTGCCGAAATTACATTTTGGGATGAATTCCAGCGGCGATTTAATTTCATAGCCGTGGATTATTTGATCTACACCTATGAGGTGGTAAAGAATATTAATGAATCATATCCATTGCCACTACTAATCGGCGCGATTCTTTTATTGGTAATTGCCACGATACTCTTTTTTTTGAAAAAAGGCGTCTTAAAAAAAACATTTACCTCCGGGGATACCTTCAGGCAAAAACTCATCCCTTCCATAGGGGCCATTTTGATTATGCTATTTTTCACCTTTTATGTAGAAAACGAATTTGCCGAGACTTCTAAAAATCGCTTTAACAATGAATTATCCAAAGCGGGTATTTATTCGTTTTTTGCGGCTTTTAGAAATAATGAGCTCAGTTATAAGGAATTCTATGCCACCATACCGGAGGAGGATGCCTTGGGCAATGTTCAAAAGCAACTTTGTAAAGCTGAAGATAGTCTTGTGAACCCCAAGGAGGGTATCCTTAGGGTGATTAATGGAACCAATGAGAAAAGGCCCAATGTCATACTTATTTGTGTTGAAAGCTTAAGTGCCAAATTTCTGGGCATTTTTGGGAACGAGGATAACCTGACCCCAACCTTGGATTCCCTGGCACGGAAGGAAACCTATTTCTCCAATCTGTATGCTACAGGTACGAGGACGGTGAGAGGCATGGAGGCCATTACATTAAGTATACCGCCCACGCCGGGTAGAAGTATTGTAAAGCGTGAATCCAATCAAGGGCTTTTTACGATTGGGGAGGTTTTTAGGTCTAAAGGGTATAAACGAACTTTTTTTTATGGCGGAGACGGTTATTTTGACAATATGGACAAGTTCTTTAGTGGAAACGGTTTTGATATTGTTGATAGGGGTAGGGGATTTTTGACCTCTGGGGATATTGTAACGGAACGAAAAAACATTGAGGATGATGAGGTAACTTTTGAAAATGCTTGGGGGGTTTGTGATGAGGATATTTTTAATAAGGTATTAAAGGAGGCGGATGAAATGGCTGGGAAGGGAAAACCTTTTTTCAACTTTATTATGACGACCTCTAACCATAAGCCATATACCTATCCCGATGCTAAAATTGATATACCATCGGGCACTGGAAGAAATGGAGCAGTTAAGTACACGGATTTCGCCATTGGTGAATTTTTGAGAAAGGCCAAGAACAAGGAATGGTATGATAATACCGTATTCGTAATAATGGCCGATCATTGTGCTAGCAGTGCAGGGCGTTGGGAATTGGATGTCGCAAATTATCATATACCGGCCATCATCGTAAACTTGGAAGAAGGCCGGGGAAGGGACATAGCCCTGCAATGTTCTCAAATCGATGTGTTTCCAACACTATTCGCACAGCTGGGATGGAATTACACCAGTAATTTATTTGGACAAAATGTGCTGGACAGCATAAAGATGGAACCTAGGGCATTTATAGGTAATTATAGGAAACTGGGGCTCCTAAAAACCGATAAGGTCCTAATCCTGGGAGATGGTAAGGTGGTCAATCAATATCTATGGGACCAAGAGGACAATAGCCTTACAAATCAGCCTTTGGATAGCGCCTTTTTGAAAGAAACCGTATCCTACTATGAAACAGCGGACTTTCTCTATAATAATGATGGGTTAAAAGTAAAACAAGGGAAATGA
- a CDS encoding FecR family protein: MNEKYTNEDFLTRWVANELTKEEKDAFETSDVYRQFMVIDQQTGNLTGPEIDTEKALVKLKSRLLESKKIVPVRRLLWVASIAASFLILFGTYIFIFGNKTYSTGIGETETILLADGSSVELNANSSLSYKRFQWNDERSVVLTGEGYFKINSGAPFTVETDQGEIQVLGTSFNVRNRNHFKVQCYEGQISFTPNSNNLNPVQLSEGMQLELSENELLKSSLLNNQPDWKSGFSSFTQRPFSEVLEELSIQYPIKFDMGTIDTERLFTGQFTHSNLESALKSTMDPMGISYSISEDKRIITLSN, encoded by the coding sequence ATGAATGAAAAATACACCAACGAGGATTTTTTGACCAGATGGGTCGCCAATGAATTGACAAAAGAAGAAAAAGATGCTTTTGAAACTTCCGATGTCTATAGGCAATTCATGGTCATCGATCAACAAACAGGGAATCTTACAGGACCGGAAATTGATACGGAAAAGGCCTTGGTCAAATTAAAATCCAGACTGCTGGAATCCAAGAAAATAGTGCCTGTTAGACGCCTATTGTGGGTTGCATCGATTGCTGCTTCTTTTCTTATTCTTTTTGGAACCTACATCTTTATTTTTGGAAACAAAACCTATTCCACCGGAATTGGAGAAACAGAAACCATCCTATTGGCCGACGGCTCATCAGTTGAACTAAACGCCAACTCTTCGCTTTCCTATAAAAGATTTCAATGGAATGATGAGCGTAGCGTTGTACTCACAGGGGAAGGGTATTTCAAGATAAATTCAGGCGCTCCTTTTACCGTTGAAACGGATCAGGGAGAAATACAAGTTTTGGGTACTTCATTCAACGTTCGAAACAGAAATCATTTTAAGGTCCAGTGTTATGAAGGTCAAATTTCATTTACACCAAATAGTAACAATCTAAACCCCGTTCAGCTCTCAGAAGGAATGCAGCTGGAGTTAAGTGAAAATGAACTTTTAAAAAGTTCATTGTTAAACAATCAGCCAGATTGGAAAAGTGGTTTTTCATCGTTTACCCAAAGACCATTTTCTGAGGTATTGGAAGAACTCAGCATACAATATCCTATCAAATTTGATATGGGCACAATAGATACGGAACGTTTGTTTACTGGTCAATTTACACATTCAAACCTAGAGAGCGCCTTAAAATCAACTATGGATCCCATGGGAATTTCATATAGTATTTCCGAAGACAAAAGAATCATTACCTTGTCCAACTAA
- a CDS encoding RNA polymerase sigma factor, with amino-acid sequence MSEQEPSICDQETYDQIFRNHYDTVTRYLYYKCGNLQQAEDIVQNVFVKLWELCASVSFSKVKAYIYRAANNTFLNEKAHEKVVLKHLRTKETDTDNATPEYLLEMEEFREKLKKAIANLPEKQREVYLLSRMEKKSYLEISQIVGIGVKGVERRISKALLQLREVLGNDLKF; translated from the coding sequence ATGTCTGAACAAGAACCATCAATTTGCGATCAGGAAACCTACGATCAAATATTTAGGAACCACTATGATACGGTAACCAGGTACCTTTATTATAAATGTGGTAATCTTCAGCAAGCAGAAGATATCGTTCAAAATGTATTTGTAAAATTGTGGGAGCTTTGTGCAAGCGTTTCCTTCTCAAAAGTAAAAGCCTACATATATAGGGCGGCAAACAACACTTTCCTCAATGAAAAGGCACATGAAAAAGTAGTTTTAAAACATTTAAGGACGAAAGAAACCGATACCGACAACGCAACTCCTGAATATCTTTTGGAAATGGAAGAGTTTCGGGAAAAATTAAAAAAGGCCATAGCCAATTTACCGGAAAAGCAGCGGGAGGTCTATCTATTAAGCAGAATGGAAAAAAAATCCTATCTGGAAATTTCCCAAATAGTAGGCATTGGGGTGAAAGGTGTGGAACGTAGAATAAGCAAAGCATTACTGCAATTAAGGGAGGTCTTAGGAAATGACCTAAAGTTTTAA
- a CDS encoding helix-turn-helix domain-containing protein — MSLLINHHLGKHFFDFINEYRVNEAKAILENPDANQFTVLEILYQVGFNSKSTFYTAFKKVTNKTPTQYRKEAFSSKN; from the coding sequence TTGTCCTTATTGATCAACCATCATTTAGGCAAACATTTTTTTGACTTCATTAATGAATATAGGGTTAATGAAGCCAAAGCCATTTTGGAGAATCCCGACGCTAACCAATTTACCGTACTAGAAATTTTATATCAAGTGGGGTTCAATTCAAAATCGACCTTTTATACTGCCTTCAAAAAGGTTACCAATAAAACGCCGACCCAGTATAGAAAAGAGGCATTCTCTTCAAAAAATTAG
- a CDS encoding sugar phosphate isomerase/epimerase family protein → MKTTRRTFLGQLGATTAGLGLSTLIPQSLFPMGMDNKFSFEISLGEFSFASELYSGKMTNMDFPARAKEVHDINVLEYVSGFFNGKHTDTGYMKELKQRCDDLGMVNHLIMVDGANITSLNDKERNAAVEGHFEWVEAAKYLGCTSIRVNLGDAMGALTGKVEPGTPEEIASAAVDGYGKLLDFAAKENINVIVENHFGNSTNADWLVGIMEQLDQKNKGFLPDFGNFCAERTAAKSMDFKDLISTKCLKEYDKYEGVAKMMPYAKGISAKTHRFDDNGYDLETDFIKMFNIIKDSGWSGGYVGIEYEGGLMRDMGGDMNFLSNDDGVRATKLLLEDVLEKLGNK, encoded by the coding sequence ATGAAAACAACACGTCGCACATTTTTAGGTCAGCTAGGAGCGACCACAGCCGGTCTTGGCTTAAGCACTTTAATACCGCAGTCATTATTCCCAATGGGGATGGACAACAAGTTCAGTTTTGAAATCTCTTTAGGCGAATTTTCTTTCGCTTCGGAGCTTTATTCAGGAAAAATGACCAACATGGATTTTCCTGCAAGGGCAAAAGAGGTACATGATATAAACGTATTGGAGTACGTTTCCGGTTTTTTTAACGGCAAGCATACCGATACAGGGTACATGAAAGAGTTAAAGCAACGTTGTGATGATTTGGGTATGGTGAACCATCTTATTATGGTAGATGGCGCAAATATTACCTCCCTTAATGACAAGGAACGAAATGCCGCTGTAGAAGGCCATTTTGAATGGGTTGAGGCTGCCAAGTATTTGGGCTGCACCTCCATAAGGGTAAATTTAGGGGATGCCATGGGCGCATTGACCGGAAAGGTTGAGCCCGGAACTCCGGAAGAAATAGCCAGTGCGGCCGTAGACGGTTATGGAAAACTTTTGGATTTTGCAGCTAAAGAAAATATAAATGTTATTGTGGAAAATCATTTTGGTAATTCTACGAATGCTGATTGGTTAGTAGGAATAATGGAACAGCTTGACCAAAAGAACAAGGGTTTCCTACCTGATTTTGGCAATTTTTGCGCGGAGCGAACGGCAGCTAAAAGCATGGATTTCAAGGACTTGATCAGCACTAAATGTCTAAAGGAATATGATAAATATGAAGGTGTCGCCAAAATGATGCCATATGCAAAAGGGATCTCTGCCAAGACACATAGGTTCGATGATAATGGATACGATCTTGAAACGGATTTCATTAAAATGTTCAACATCATAAAAGATTCCGGATGGTCCGGTGGGTATGTAGGTATTGAATATGAAGGTGGCCTAATGCGGGATATGGGCGGTGACATGAACTTTTTGTCCAATGATGATGGTGTACGGGCCACAAAGTTGCTCTTGGAAGATGTGTTGGAAAAATTGGGAAATAAATAA
- a CDS encoding DUF3570 domain-containing protein, whose product MAQQENSGAYKKRVLESTEVDILSSYYNQDGNNASVTGGIGSEALNDLASSIIVSIPLNEDDVLSVDVGISTYTSASSSNLNPFDGAHASGVLSGASRSAGGRGGDDDDEGRNIVNNGNATGSPWIASTGASRKDTWGSANVGYAHSSDDRNEIYSANASFATEYDYVSMGFGGGFTKLFNEKNTEVSLKGSVYLDTWLPQYPTELKSYVEVNGNLNAGFFTGVDILNQNGQVTNKNSLDTWRPIDGFSLIPNKKRNSYALSIAFSQILGKNTQMSIFADVVKQQGWLSNPMQRVYFADTPSFYIGTASDIPNYTSNQNSGVFMLADDLERLPDSRLKIPVGIRLNHFLNEIVSIRTYYRYYFDDWGLTAHTLNAELPIKVSDTFTLYPSYRYYTQNQIDYFAPFKTHVSTSQFYTSDFDLSTYDAQQIGFGVSYTDIFTKFKTLGFGLKSIDFKYNNYRRNTGLKANYVGIGFKFILE is encoded by the coding sequence ATGGCGCAACAAGAAAATTCGGGGGCCTATAAAAAGCGCGTGCTGGAGTCCACTGAAGTGGATATCCTCTCAAGCTATTATAACCAGGATGGAAACAATGCCTCTGTTACGGGGGGCATTGGTAGCGAGGCCTTAAATGACCTGGCATCCTCCATTATTGTAAGCATTCCTCTTAATGAAGATGACGTACTCAGTGTGGATGTAGGCATATCTACCTATACCTCTGCTTCATCAAGTAATTTGAATCCCTTTGACGGTGCACATGCTTCCGGAGTGCTTAGTGGTGCCTCTAGATCGGCTGGGGGCAGGGGAGGTGATGACGATGATGAAGGCAGGAATATTGTCAACAATGGCAATGCTACCGGTAGCCCATGGATAGCTTCTACGGGCGCATCACGAAAGGATACCTGGGGGAGTGCCAACGTGGGATATGCACATAGTTCAGACGATAGAAATGAGATTTACAGTGCAAACGCATCCTTTGCTACGGAATATGATTATGTGTCCATGGGCTTTGGAGGTGGTTTCACAAAGTTGTTCAATGAAAAGAATACGGAGGTAAGTTTAAAGGGCAGTGTGTATTTGGATACTTGGCTACCGCAATATCCTACGGAACTAAAATCTTATGTAGAGGTTAATGGTAATTTAAATGCCGGTTTTTTTACGGGTGTTGATATTTTAAATCAAAACGGACAGGTAACCAATAAAAATTCACTGGATACCTGGAGGCCTATCGATGGTTTTTCATTGATTCCGAACAAGAAAAGAAACAGCTATGCCCTGTCCATCGCTTTTTCCCAAATACTTGGCAAGAATACCCAAATGTCCATTTTTGCCGATGTTGTAAAGCAACAAGGCTGGCTGTCCAACCCTATGCAACGGGTCTATTTTGCGGATACGCCAAGCTTCTACATTGGCACAGCTTCGGATATACCCAATTACACTTCCAATCAAAACAGCGGAGTGTTCATGTTGGCCGATGATCTGGAAAGACTACCGGATAGCAGGTTGAAAATTCCTGTGGGAATACGGCTAAATCATTTTTTGAACGAAATTGTTTCCATCCGCACCTACTATAGATATTATTTTGATGATTGGGGATTGACGGCGCATACCCTGAACGCCGAGCTACCTATCAAGGTTTCGGATACGTTTACGTTATATCCGTCCTACAGGTATTATACACAAAATCAAATAGATTATTTCGCTCCGTTTAAAACCCATGTATCAACGAGTCAGTTTTATACTTCAGATTTTGACTTGTCTACCTATGATGCACAACAAATAGGTTTTGGAGTTTCCTATACTGACATATTTACCAAATTCAAAACATTGGGTTTTGGGTTGAAAAGTATCGATTTTAAATATAACAACTATCGGCGCAATACTGGTCTAAAGGCAAATTATGTAGGTATTGGATTCAAGTTTATTCTGGAATGA
- a CDS encoding serine hydrolase, with protein MKFTYAFALVLFIQISFGQKNTPELKGIDNNIELLMERYRAVGAAVAIVKDDKVVYSKGFGYRDLQNQQPVTSNTIFPIGSTTKAFTGTLLGILESKGQVSLKDKPNLYIPQFQFYNEKMDNLITIDDLLSHRSGIGNQGTSEVFFPKKDKLEVVQRLKYLKPEAEIKNSFEYSNMGYTLAGTIVEQITNKSWDSVIKENLFEPLEMVDSYTTLQEMQESNNYAMPYGLYKGNIEKVKFEEFNSISPAGAIKSTVNDLSNWMLTWLNNGVFNEKQVIPQNYIREATRLQNINEDSYEKDAFLFGEGYGWRLRSAYGYYRVDHGGNTFGFSSSLVMFPFEKIGIVVLTNQDNSELPYMIIDNITRKLFKLDSYPIEYPVVVKDIFRPDMDEKGLNNDKLPTHDLNAFCGTYEAKGYGKIKVISEEDALFVILPTFKFKLEHLNYNSFFFKATDQFKEVFNPQFTIQFLNNIQGEVSQLKMYSQKEPVEFHKKT; from the coding sequence ATGAAATTTACATACGCATTCGCCTTAGTATTATTTATTCAAATAAGTTTTGGTCAAAAAAACACACCAGAGTTAAAAGGAATTGACAATAACATAGAACTTTTGATGGAGCGTTACCGGGCTGTTGGAGCGGCAGTTGCCATAGTAAAAGATGATAAAGTCGTCTATTCCAAGGGTTTTGGTTATCGTGATTTACAAAATCAACAACCTGTAACTTCAAATACAATTTTTCCCATAGGCTCAACAACGAAAGCCTTTACGGGAACCCTTTTAGGTATTTTAGAATCTAAAGGTCAAGTTTCACTTAAAGACAAACCCAACTTATATATTCCCCAATTTCAATTTTATAATGAGAAAATGGATAACCTAATTACCATTGATGATTTATTAAGTCATCGAAGTGGAATAGGGAATCAAGGCACTTCAGAAGTGTTTTTCCCAAAAAAAGACAAATTAGAAGTTGTTCAACGTCTTAAGTATTTAAAACCTGAAGCCGAAATAAAAAATAGTTTTGAGTACAGTAATATGGGTTATACCCTTGCGGGGACCATTGTTGAACAAATAACAAACAAGAGCTGGGATAGCGTTATTAAAGAAAACCTATTTGAGCCTTTAGAAATGGTTGATTCTTATACCACTTTACAAGAAATGCAGGAATCAAATAATTACGCGATGCCTTATGGCTTATACAAAGGGAACATAGAAAAAGTAAAGTTTGAGGAATTCAATTCCATTAGTCCGGCGGGGGCGATTAAGAGCACCGTAAATGATCTATCAAATTGGATGTTAACTTGGTTAAATAATGGTGTATTTAATGAAAAACAGGTCATTCCACAAAATTATATACGTGAAGCTACAAGGCTTCAAAATATCAATGAAGATAGTTATGAGAAAGATGCTTTTTTATTTGGTGAAGGATACGGCTGGCGTTTAAGAAGTGCATATGGGTATTATAGAGTAGATCATGGGGGAAACACATTTGGTTTTAGCTCAAGTTTGGTCATGTTTCCTTTTGAAAAAATAGGTATTGTAGTATTAACCAATCAAGATAATTCTGAATTGCCCTATATGATTATAGATAATATTACTAGAAAGTTATTCAAACTTGATTCATATCCCATAGAATACCCTGTGGTAGTAAAAGATATTTTTAGGCCTGATATGGACGAAAAGGGACTCAATAATGATAAATTACCAACTCATGATTTAAATGCTTTTTGCGGAACGTATGAAGCAAAAGGCTATGGAAAAATTAAAGTAATAAGCGAAGAGGACGCGCTATTTGTAATTTTACCAACCTTTAAATTTAAATTAGAACATTTAAATTATAATTCATTCTTTTTTAAGGCGACAGACCAGTTCAAGGAAGTTTTTAACCCGCAATTCACCATTCAATTCCTAAATAATATACAAGGTGAGGTTTCGCAATTAAAAATGTATTCACAAAAGGAACCTGTGGAGTTTCATAAAAAAACATAA
- a CDS encoding DsrE family protein: MKSLFSTLLIAFIFFTTSTEVQGQKKLDQQTVADLQTTPKYGFVLTTERHFKGVLSMYDLLIANGVEIEAYEIVVKGLVVKELIKNSELEKFFEKYKGKVKVSVCSVAMEKLGVKAESLFDGLDITPTASVRMLQLQALGYNTLTY, from the coding sequence ATGAAAAGTCTATTTTCAACCCTTTTAATCGCTTTCATTTTCTTTACGACCTCTACGGAAGTTCAAGGTCAAAAGAAATTGGATCAACAGACCGTGGCGGATTTACAAACAACTCCCAAATACGGTTTTGTGCTTACCACGGAGCGTCATTTTAAAGGTGTTTTAAGTATGTATGATTTGCTAATTGCCAACGGTGTTGAAATTGAGGCTTATGAAATTGTGGTCAAAGGCCTTGTCGTAAAGGAACTTATAAAGAACTCTGAATTGGAAAAATTCTTTGAAAAATATAAGGGAAAGGTTAAGGTTAGCGTTTGTAGCGTCGCTATGGAAAAACTAGGCGTTAAGGCAGAGTCTCTTTTCGATGGTTTGGACATCACTCCAACTGCCTCGGTACGGATGCTTCAATTACAGGCTCTTGGATACAATACGTTGACGTACTAA
- a CDS encoding DUF4266 domain-containing protein — translation MRLKMVIIALCVFCCTTSCTVLKEYEKVNINDPDMVLADKKLMKFETAYQVYREGASGGNGGKTGGGCGCN, via the coding sequence ATGCGACTAAAAATGGTGATAATCGCCCTTTGCGTCTTTTGCTGTACAACATCCTGTACGGTATTGAAAGAGTACGAAAAGGTAAATATTAATGATCCGGATATGGTTTTGGCGGATAAAAAACTGATGAAATTTGAGACCGCGTATCAAGTATATCGGGAAGGTGCCTCTGGAGGGAATGGCGGAAAAACAGGTGGAGGTTGTGGCTGTAATTAA
- a CDS encoding thioredoxin family protein codes for MSFKKSQILGLVAVLFMFNGLFGQDWQTDLEKAQKLAVEGHKNIVLVFQGSDWCAPCIKLDREIWSTEEFQHLAKDKFVMLKADFPRRQKNKLPSDQEEQNKELASRYNPKGYFPYVVVMEASGKVLGDAGYEKTTPKEYFQKLSSL; via the coding sequence ATGAGTTTTAAAAAATCACAGATCCTTGGCTTGGTGGCAGTCTTATTTATGTTCAATGGTTTATTTGGTCAGGATTGGCAAACAGATTTGGAAAAGGCACAGAAATTAGCCGTGGAAGGCCACAAAAATATTGTTTTGGTTTTTCAAGGGTCAGATTGGTGTGCTCCCTGTATTAAATTGGATCGCGAAATCTGGAGTACCGAGGAGTTTCAACATTTGGCGAAGGACAAATTCGTAATGCTAAAGGCAGATTTTCCAAGACGACAAAAGAACAAGCTACCATCCGATCAGGAAGAACAAAATAAAGAATTGGCCTCCCGGTACAATCCCAAGGGTTATTTCCCTTACGTAGTGGTGATGGAAGCTTCGGGTAAGGTATTGGGAGATGCCGGCTACGAAAAAACCACGCCCAAGGAATATTTCCAAAAATTAAGTTCCCTATAA